In the genome of Candidatus Reidiella endopervernicosa, one region contains:
- the mshL gene encoding pilus (MSHA type) biogenesis protein MshL, producing MSGSKKMKRLLPLMISSVVLSAGCSNLMEKRSTATLESINSEMAQSTQVVEQPAAKIPPPEVKAALMPGFQDMGSMGQPRENRFDITVNNVPAREFFMGLVKGTHTNMVVHPSVEGEISLSMKRVTVDEVMETVRRVYGYAYERSSTGYEVLSSELQTRIFAVNYLNVKRVGESQTRVSSGQVSSSESSSDSDDSDSSTSTTSEAVSGSLISTASTADFWTELDLAVRTIVCGGAVGGCGEGRSVVVSPQSGVVVVRARPAQLREVERYLDTSQNVMHRQVILEAKILEVELSDGAQSGINWSALAEQSSMNRSLTVGQTGGGSSIADGSSEIAGNTGVLDPNALSQIVGTSASAFGGVFSLALSSGDFTAFIELLKSQGDVQVLSSPRVATMNNQKAVIKVGNDEFFVTEIQSDTTSGTGGTTTTPEITLTPFFSGIALDVTPQISADGFVTLHIHPSVSEVTDQTKHITVGGQDQTLPLAFSSVRESDTIIRAQSGQVVVIGGLMKDKTSRDRAATPGLGDLPMVGNLFRHKRDSKQMSELVILLRPMVVKDQKDWIRELQKSQGRFNSFSGEMERRQTRQR from the coding sequence ATGAGTGGAAGTAAAAAGATGAAGCGTTTGTTACCCCTGATGATCAGTTCGGTCGTGCTATCGGCTGGATGCAGCAACTTGATGGAGAAGCGGAGTACGGCGACGCTTGAGAGCATCAATAGCGAGATGGCGCAGAGCACCCAGGTGGTCGAGCAGCCAGCTGCGAAGATTCCACCTCCAGAGGTCAAGGCGGCATTGATGCCCGGTTTTCAGGATATGGGATCGATGGGACAGCCACGCGAAAATCGCTTCGATATTACCGTCAACAATGTCCCGGCACGTGAATTCTTTATGGGCCTGGTAAAGGGCACCCATACCAACATGGTGGTGCACCCATCGGTGGAGGGGGAGATCTCGCTAAGCATGAAGCGGGTGACGGTGGATGAGGTGATGGAGACGGTACGTCGTGTTTATGGCTACGCCTATGAGCGCAGTTCAACCGGTTACGAGGTCCTCTCATCCGAGCTGCAGACACGTATCTTTGCCGTTAACTATCTCAACGTAAAACGTGTTGGTGAATCGCAGACACGGGTCAGCTCCGGTCAGGTCTCCAGTAGCGAGAGCTCCAGTGATAGCGATGATTCCGATTCAAGCACTTCGACGACCAGCGAGGCGGTTAGCGGCAGTCTGATCTCCACAGCTTCGACGGCAGATTTCTGGACTGAGCTCGATCTTGCAGTACGCACCATTGTCTGTGGCGGAGCGGTAGGTGGTTGTGGTGAGGGTCGGAGTGTCGTGGTCAGCCCGCAGTCGGGCGTGGTTGTGGTGCGTGCACGCCCTGCTCAGCTGCGTGAGGTGGAGCGTTACCTTGATACCTCACAAAACGTAATGCATCGACAGGTGATTCTTGAGGCGAAGATTCTCGAGGTAGAGCTGAGTGATGGCGCGCAGTCTGGTATCAACTGGTCGGCGCTGGCTGAGCAGAGCAGTATGAACCGTTCGCTGACCGTAGGGCAGACGGGTGGTGGTTCATCTATAGCCGATGGTTCTTCAGAAATTGCCGGCAACACAGGTGTGCTCGACCCCAACGCACTGTCCCAGATTGTTGGAACCAGTGCCTCAGCCTTTGGCGGCGTTTTCAGTCTGGCGCTCAGCAGCGGTGACTTCACCGCCTTTATTGAACTACTGAAATCGCAGGGTGATGTGCAGGTGCTCTCCAGTCCGCGTGTCGCAACCATGAACAATCAGAAGGCGGTGATCAAGGTCGGTAATGATGAGTTTTTTGTAACCGAAATTCAGAGCGATACCACCAGCGGTACCGGCGGTACCACCACCACGCCAGAGATTACCCTGACCCCCTTCTTCTCCGGTATTGCGCTCGATGTGACACCACAGATCAGCGCAGATGGTTTTGTCACGCTGCATATCCACCCCTCGGTCAGTGAGGTCACCGACCAGACCAAACACATCACCGTTGGCGGGCAGGATCAGACCCTGCCGTTGGCCTTCAGCAGCGTACGTGAATCGGACACCATTATTCGTGCGCAGAGCGGTCAGGTGGTGGTGATAGGTGGTCTGATGAAGGACAAGACCAGCCGTGACCGTGCCGCAACTCCGGGGCTGGGAGATCTGCCGATGGTTGGTAATCTCTTCCGCCACAAACGTGACAGCAAGCAGATGAGCGAACTAGTCATCCTGCTGCGCCCGATGGTGGTAAAGGATCAGAAAGACTGGATTCGTGAGCTGCAGAAATCACAGGGACGCTTCAATAGTTTTAGCGGTGAGATGGAGCGTCGTCAGACGCGTCAACGATAA
- a CDS encoding ExeA family protein: MYLEHFALSEMPFTITPNTGFFFEYGDYRAAHNMLLLALRSGEGFLKVVAEVGMGKTLLCRALLNDLGDDYVTAYIPNPQLTAPGLRMALADELGLEFSRNIGQHRLLKLINEYLVEQHAAGKRVVLVIDEAQALPDEGLEALRLLTNLETESSKLLQVVLFGQPELDERISHPSLRQLKQRITFSHRLKPLDYPSLVAYLRYRLHVAGYRGTELFTPGAMKRLYRSSRGIPRVINILSHKALMVAFGKGDEKVRSGYMKAAIQDSTDVLSSTFSRSPILAYWLASLLTFSAVVIGVVIWSRLS; encoded by the coding sequence ATGTATCTAGAGCACTTTGCACTGAGTGAGATGCCCTTCACCATCACGCCCAATACAGGTTTTTTCTTTGAGTACGGCGACTATCGTGCTGCACACAATATGCTGCTGCTGGCACTCCGCTCGGGCGAAGGTTTTCTCAAGGTCGTGGCAGAGGTCGGGATGGGTAAAACACTACTCTGTCGTGCACTGCTAAATGATCTCGGTGATGACTATGTCACCGCCTATATTCCCAATCCACAGTTGACCGCACCAGGTCTACGCATGGCGCTAGCCGATGAGCTTGGACTCGAGTTCTCACGTAACATCGGACAGCATCGACTGCTTAAACTGATAAATGAATATCTGGTGGAGCAGCACGCGGCCGGTAAGCGTGTGGTGCTCGTGATTGATGAGGCGCAGGCGCTACCCGATGAGGGATTAGAGGCGTTGCGCCTGTTGACCAATCTAGAAACCGAAAGCAGCAAACTGCTGCAAGTGGTGCTGTTTGGTCAGCCAGAACTGGATGAACGTATATCTCATCCCTCTTTGCGGCAGCTTAAACAGCGCATCACCTTTAGCCATCGTCTCAAGCCACTCGACTATCCATCACTGGTTGCCTACCTGCGTTATCGACTCCATGTTGCCGGCTATCGTGGTACCGAGTTATTTACACCCGGTGCAATGAAACGACTCTATCGCAGTAGTCGTGGCATCCCGCGTGTTATCAATATACTCAGCCACAAGGCCTTAATGGTCGCTTTTGGTAAGGGTGATGAGAAGGTGCGCAGTGGATATATGAAAGCAGCGATTCAGGACTCTACGGATGTGCTCTCATCGACCTTCAGTCGTTCGCCGATCTTGGCTTACTGGTTGGCCTCACTGCTGACCTTCTCAGCCGTAGTGATTGGTGTAGTTATTTGGAGTCGTCTGTCGTGA
- a CDS encoding tetratricopeptide repeat protein, with protein MSLINEMLKDLESRKGVNASQGVPYTDLNSNIQRRPTIPVWLIVALLVAALLVGLAAWRMINKSSADDIKVSENQSTVEPVVEKRVVEPEPLAEPEQAKAEVVKTETVAKAPAKIIPLVQATRVAPELPINKPELKRTEPKVVHERLAGLSSIAVESKDEWSRLKFSFNKRVDYRLVSAREGKEWRLIIEKAELKSVPPPPTDLGVVSQLDIEHKDRRLEVVMQGAVPLKASSSSARSAANNVVVLDFVADSNPEPVVVAVAEKHKVAKVPEPKPHATVEKRAVVLSRDEQAEQYYQQAVDTLERGEIAESESILRKTLSYSAKHRGARESLSMLMINANRLREAGDILIDGIALDGEYLNYRELYARLLVAERQVDRALHILKRDLNEKTLHSDQDYLALIAALEQQLEQHVDAASHYQALVDQQPGRGLWWMGLAISQESLDQFDSALQSYRNAAGSGNLPTNVVDYVNGRIGALD; from the coding sequence GTGAGCCTGATCAATGAGATGCTCAAGGACCTCGAGAGCCGTAAGGGCGTGAACGCATCACAAGGCGTGCCCTACACCGATCTCAACAGCAACATTCAGCGTAGACCGACAATACCGGTCTGGTTGATAGTGGCACTGCTTGTCGCCGCACTGCTGGTTGGTCTGGCTGCGTGGCGCATGATTAATAAGTCTAGTGCTGATGACATTAAGGTGTCGGAGAATCAGTCGACAGTAGAGCCTGTCGTTGAAAAGAGAGTGGTTGAGCCAGAACCGCTAGCTGAGCCTGAGCAGGCAAAGGCGGAAGTGGTAAAAACAGAAACTGTTGCAAAAGCGCCAGCGAAAATAATTCCTCTGGTACAAGCAACCAGGGTTGCACCTGAACTACCGATAAATAAACCGGAGCTAAAACGGACCGAGCCGAAGGTTGTGCATGAGAGGCTTGCGGGGCTATCAAGCATTGCGGTGGAATCTAAAGATGAGTGGTCACGACTCAAATTTAGCTTCAATAAACGCGTCGACTATAGGCTCGTATCGGCACGCGAAGGAAAAGAGTGGCGACTCATCATAGAAAAGGCAGAATTGAAGAGCGTTCCACCACCACCCACGGATCTGGGTGTGGTCTCACAACTCGATATTGAACATAAAGATCGCCGTCTGGAGGTGGTGATGCAGGGGGCCGTGCCGCTCAAAGCGAGCAGTAGCTCGGCACGTTCGGCGGCTAACAATGTTGTAGTGCTCGATTTTGTAGCTGATTCGAACCCGGAGCCTGTTGTTGTGGCTGTGGCAGAGAAACATAAGGTGGCCAAAGTACCTGAGCCGAAACCTCATGCAACGGTTGAGAAGCGCGCTGTAGTATTGAGCCGTGATGAGCAGGCGGAGCAGTACTATCAACAGGCGGTAGATACGCTTGAACGGGGAGAGATTGCTGAGAGTGAGTCCATCCTACGCAAGACGCTGTCCTACTCTGCAAAACATCGTGGCGCACGTGAGTCACTATCGATGTTAATGATCAATGCTAACCGCCTGCGAGAGGCAGGCGATATACTCATCGACGGCATCGCACTTGATGGGGAATACCTCAACTATCGTGAGCTCTATGCGCGTCTACTGGTGGCAGAGCGACAGGTTGATCGAGCGCTGCATATACTCAAACGTGACCTGAATGAAAAAACACTACACAGTGATCAGGACTATCTAGCACTGATTGCTGCCCTTGAGCAGCAGCTTGAACAGCACGTTGATGCGGCGTCACACTACCAGGCTCTGGTCGATCAACAGCCCGGCAGGGGACTCTGGTGGATGGGGCTGGCGATCTCCCAGGAGAGTCTCGATCAGTTCGATAGTGCACTACAGTCATATCGAAATGCAGCAGGTAGTGGCAACCTGCCGACGAACGTTGTCGACTATGTTAATGGACGTATCGGGGCGCTCGACTAG
- a CDS encoding type II secretion system F family protein → MSQHRKWRTRLSDDDIHYKARNKRGEAVEGKLEAASSELVASQLLNSDIIPISIDEVAEKQDVLADLKRKLGIGRPELDDLILFCRQMYTLAKAGVPIIRAITGLAETSRNAQLVESLHRMKSDLESGRELSTAMATYPEIFSTLMVNMVKVGENTGQLDEAFVKLSQYLEMEKDTRDRVKAAMRYPTFVIIFIAIAIGIVNIFVIPAFAGVFEKFDMDLPWQTSLLINTSNFTVAYWPYILSLLIVTIIAVRSYLKTEQGRYRWDRRKLRLPLVGGLLMRATLARFTRSFAMTTRAGVPLVQALTIVARAVDNSFVSERINSMRNGIERGDSLLRTATATSLFTPLVLQMIAVGEETGAVDDLLDEVGGFYEREVDYDLKSLSSAIEPILIVAVGILVLILALGIFLPMWDLTQIAKR, encoded by the coding sequence TTGAGCCAGCACCGGAAGTGGAGGACTAGACTGAGCGATGACGACATTCACTACAAGGCCCGCAACAAACGTGGCGAGGCGGTTGAGGGAAAACTGGAGGCTGCTTCGAGCGAACTGGTCGCCTCACAGCTGCTCAATAGCGACATCATTCCGATTAGCATCGATGAGGTGGCGGAGAAGCAGGATGTACTGGCTGATCTCAAGCGCAAGCTCGGTATCGGCCGTCCCGAACTCGATGATCTGATCCTTTTCTGTCGCCAGATGTACACCCTGGCCAAGGCGGGTGTACCGATCATAAGGGCCATTACCGGCCTTGCTGAGACATCACGTAACGCACAGCTGGTCGAGTCACTGCATCGCATGAAGTCCGATCTTGAGAGCGGCCGAGAACTCTCCACTGCAATGGCCACCTATCCTGAAATCTTCTCCACCCTGATGGTAAATATGGTGAAGGTGGGTGAGAACACTGGTCAACTCGATGAGGCGTTTGTGAAACTCTCGCAGTATCTGGAGATGGAGAAGGATACCCGCGACCGCGTGAAGGCGGCGATGCGCTACCCGACCTTTGTCATTATCTTCATCGCCATCGCAATCGGTATTGTGAATATCTTTGTGATTCCCGCTTTTGCAGGTGTCTTTGAAAAATTCGATATGGATCTGCCGTGGCAGACATCACTGCTGATCAACACCTCAAACTTCACGGTCGCCTACTGGCCCTACATCCTGAGTTTGCTGATAGTCACGATTATTGCTGTGCGCTCTTACTTAAAAACAGAGCAGGGGCGTTACCGTTGGGACCGGCGCAAGCTGCGTCTGCCGCTCGTGGGAGGCCTATTGATGCGCGCCACTCTGGCGCGCTTCACTCGCTCCTTTGCGATGACCACCCGGGCCGGCGTACCGCTGGTGCAGGCACTTACTATCGTTGCGCGCGCAGTTGATAACAGCTTCGTTTCGGAACGCATCAATAGCATGCGAAACGGCATCGAGCGTGGTGATTCACTGTTGCGCACTGCGACCGCTACCTCACTCTTTACGCCGCTGGTGCTACAGATGATCGCCGTCGGCGAGGAGACCGGTGCGGTCGACGATCTGCTTGATGAGGTGGGTGGTTTTTATGAGCGAGAGGTCGACTACGACCTGAAGAGTCTTAGCTCGGCGATCGAACCGATTCTGATCGTAGCAGTCGGTATTCTGGTGTTGATTCTGGCACTCGGCATCTTCCTGCCGATGTGGGATCTGACCCAGATTGCCAAGCGTTGA
- a CDS encoding type II secretion system protein — MRRASGFTLIELIMVIVILGILAATALPKFVDLSDQAEQASIDGVAGALSSGTAINYAACKADHADCTTVADCDDAAGTMQDIPTGLTYAGTAPDCTVTSASGYSSSYRSIAITDPSP; from the coding sequence ATGAGAAGAGCAAGTGGTTTTACCCTGATCGAGCTGATCATGGTTATCGTAATATTGGGAATTCTGGCAGCAACAGCACTGCCAAAGTTCGTCGATCTGAGCGATCAGGCGGAGCAGGCATCGATAGATGGAGTTGCTGGAGCGCTTAGCTCGGGAACGGCCATTAACTATGCTGCATGTAAAGCGGATCATGCCGATTGCACAACCGTTGCTGATTGTGATGATGCAGCGGGTACCATGCAGGATATTCCTACCGGCCTGACTTACGCTGGTACAGCACCCGATTGCACAGTAACAAGTGCCTCGGGTTATTCGTCGAGCTATCGCAGTATTGCAATCACTGATCCTTCACCTTGA